One part of the Treponema peruense genome encodes these proteins:
- a CDS encoding GumC domain-containing protein, with protein MNEEIQSQNTTDDEISLIDLFAVLLHYKLLIIITTVAAMIFAVTISVISLKLPAEKSFLPNEYTPKALLLINDTTGGGVSSSMSSLASLAGINLSSSGGGISYSSLATYLAGTDSFLDSIVDEFNLINKWKIEKHVRTESRKVLKKKLVASFDEDSGVFSISFTDIDPNFACEVVEYAVSYMEKRFRELGVDKNEIKKENLEKNITSTYSEIERLRSQIMNLETEAQGYSGFNIPSITMETTRIEMEITAQTEVYKQMKTQYELLKVEMQSETPILQVLEHASVPDQKSGPSRGTLCIIITFAAAFISVFLAFLLNALKNIRNDPEAMAKLRSGK; from the coding sequence ATGAATGAAGAGATACAGTCACAGAACACAACCGATGACGAAATCAGCCTGATTGACCTTTTTGCAGTTCTTCTGCACTACAAGCTGCTCATTATTATTACAACAGTTGCTGCAATGATTTTTGCGGTTACAATTTCGGTTATTTCACTTAAGCTTCCGGCAGAAAAATCCTTTTTACCGAATGAATACACGCCGAAAGCCCTGCTTCTTATAAATGACACAACCGGGGGCGGAGTGAGTTCTTCTATGTCAAGCCTTGCAAGCCTTGCGGGAATCAATCTTTCTTCTTCAGGCGGAGGAATTTCCTATTCAAGCCTTGCAACTTATCTTGCTGGAACAGATTCTTTTTTGGACTCGATTGTTGATGAATTTAACCTTATAAACAAGTGGAAAATCGAAAAACACGTAAGGACCGAAAGCCGTAAAGTCCTCAAGAAAAAGCTGGTTGCCAGTTTTGACGAAGACAGCGGTGTTTTTTCAATAAGTTTTACCGACATTGACCCGAACTTTGCATGCGAGGTCGTGGAATATGCTGTTTCCTACATGGAAAAAAGATTCCGTGAACTGGGCGTAGACAAAAATGAAATCAAAAAGGAAAACCTTGAAAAAAATATTACTTCCACCTATTCAGAAATTGAACGTCTGCGTTCACAGATAATGAATCTTGAAACAGAAGCACAGGGTTATTCAGGCTTTAATATTCCGTCAATTACAATGGAAACAACCAGAATTGAAATGGAAATTACCGCTCAGACAGAAGTTTACAAGCAGATGAAAACCCAGTATGAACTTCTTAAAGTAGAAATGCAGAGCGAAACACCCATTCTGCAGGTTCTCGAGCATGCATCCGTTCCCGACCAGAAATCTGGACCAAGCCGCGGTACACTGTGCATAATCATTACTTTTGCAGCAGCGTTTATTTCTGTGTTCCTGGCGTTCCTTTTGAATGCACTCAAAAACATAAGAAATGATCCTGAAGCAATGGCAAAACTCCGGTCTGGAAAATAA
- a CDS encoding ribonuclease Z: MNMEAFVLGCGGMMPLPYRHLTSVLLRRDGDLFLFDGGEGTQVSLRRLNLKWKKINAIFVSHTHADHVTGLPGILMLSSQVERTEPLYIFGPPKIAEYIETSRRVLDMYINYPIIVKEITEPGAVYSGDGFYVRAFPLEHTKTCVGYTLEELDRPGEFNPEQAQKLNVPRGPLWGKLQHGESVVNADGITVSPEQVVGKNRSGRKFSFVTDTLYLPSIAKEVMGSDLLICEGMFADDCSDQAKEKKHMTARQSATIARDAKVKRFAMIHYSPRYNDRELETLLSQAKKVYPAAELTKDRMRFEIPYVE, encoded by the coding sequence ATGAATATGGAAGCTTTTGTACTCGGATGCGGCGGCATGATGCCTCTTCCTTACAGACATCTTACATCGGTTCTTTTGAGAAGGGACGGTGATTTGTTTTTATTCGACGGTGGTGAAGGAACCCAGGTTTCTTTAAGGCGGCTCAACTTAAAATGGAAGAAAATAAATGCCATTTTTGTTTCACACACGCATGCAGACCACGTAACCGGTCTTCCCGGAATTCTTATGCTTTCATCTCAGGTTGAACGTACGGAGCCCCTTTACATATTCGGTCCGCCAAAAATTGCAGAATATATAGAAACAAGCCGCCGCGTTTTGGATATGTACATCAATTATCCCATTATAGTAAAAGAAATTACAGAACCAGGTGCAGTTTATTCCGGTGACGGCTTTTACGTAAGGGCTTTTCCCCTTGAGCATACAAAGACATGTGTAGGATATACACTCGAAGAACTTGACCGCCCCGGTGAATTCAATCCGGAACAGGCACAAAAACTCAATGTTCCAAGGGGACCGCTTTGGGGAAAGCTTCAGCACGGTGAATCTGTTGTCAACGCAGACGGGATAACCGTTTCGCCGGAACAGGTTGTAGGTAAAAACCGCAGTGGCCGCAAATTCAGTTTTGTTACGGACACGCTTTATCTTCCTTCCATTGCAAAGGAAGTTATGGGCAGCGACCTTCTTATCTGTGAAGGAATGTTTGCCGACGACTGTTCTGACCAGGCAAAAGAAAAAAAACATATGACTGCACGCCAGTCTGCCACAATTGCCAGAGATGCCAAAGTAAAACGTTTTGCAATGATACATTACAGCCCAAGATACAATGACAGGGAACTTGAAACTCTTCTTTCACAGGCAAAAAAAGTTTATCCTGCCGCAGAACTTACAAAAGACAGGATGAGATTCGAGATTCCCTATGTTGAATGA